A single window of uncultured Pseudodesulfovibrio sp. DNA harbors:
- a CDS encoding ABC transporter substrate-binding protein: MKKIRLLLIVTCLSCMAILFGLTCANATPYKAPEKIKAVMVGDRLVDVALKLGVVAEGMAVRASMWPKADEIKMASQLLGCPNYVTVKHPETIANFMKERGITRLILEKSVKFCLYKKKVNPVKVAELVKDVPGITIEYVDFSSGVVPAISQIAELFGKQEQGHQVAASYAKAMKKVEASLTKQKTGKRVLVLNGHYLASGKTFIRVEAPGGYSDQYILNPLGCKNVAEAMMTDTMKVSKGHVSGGRLGWLDKVKPDVIVATGDGFAVQLALHKALQKNPALADVPAIKTGSVYSLPFYGDSSVLEYPQIFKQWSAALGQ, translated from the coding sequence ATGAAAAAAATACGTTTGCTTTTGATTGTAACATGCCTGTCCTGCATGGCGATTCTCTTTGGATTGACCTGCGCCAATGCCACTCCGTACAAAGCGCCGGAGAAGATCAAGGCCGTTATGGTCGGTGACAGGTTGGTGGATGTGGCCTTGAAGCTTGGTGTTGTCGCAGAAGGGATGGCTGTGCGAGCATCCATGTGGCCCAAAGCCGATGAGATCAAAATGGCTTCTCAGCTTTTGGGATGCCCTAATTATGTAACGGTCAAACATCCTGAGACCATTGCCAATTTCATGAAGGAGCGGGGCATTACTCGGCTCATCTTGGAAAAAAGCGTTAAGTTTTGTTTGTACAAGAAAAAAGTGAATCCTGTGAAAGTGGCTGAGTTGGTCAAGGATGTCCCCGGTATCACCATTGAGTATGTGGATTTCAGCAGTGGCGTCGTCCCTGCCATCTCACAGATTGCCGAGTTGTTTGGTAAGCAGGAGCAGGGACATCAAGTGGCTGCCTCGTATGCAAAAGCCATGAAGAAGGTCGAAGCTTCTTTGACCAAGCAGAAAACCGGCAAACGAGTTCTCGTACTCAACGGCCATTATCTCGCATCGGGTAAAACCTTTATCCGCGTGGAAGCTCCTGGTGGTTATTCTGATCAGTACATCCTGAATCCGCTTGGGTGCAAAAACGTGGCAGAAGCCATGATGACCGACACGATGAAGGTCAGCAAAGGCCATGTCTCTGGTGGGCGTTTGGGTTGGTTAGACAAGGTTAAACCTGACGTGATCGTTGCCACAGGTGACGGATTTGCCGTGCAACTGGCACTGCACAAGGCTTTGCAGAAGAATCCGGCTTTGGCTGATGTCCCGGCCATCAAAACCGGTTCGGTGTATTCGCTGCCTTTTTATGGTGATTCCAGTGTCCTTGAGTATCCGCAGATATTCAAGCAGTGGAGTGCCGCTTTAGGGCAGTAA
- the hydF gene encoding [FeFe] hydrogenase H-cluster maturation GTPase HydF, whose translation MSNKAPRGIRLVITLAGQRNAGKSSLVNAITDQKIAIVSDMPGTTTDPVAKHYELLPLGPVTFYDTAGLDDSGELGELRIKATRKVLWRSDVAIVVVGEAGLTPHELKIIEDIIELDIPFIIAFNKSDIREPSAEDRAYCQKKGFRFLTTSAKDETNIDEIKQAIIDIAPPEMKRDPVLAGDLFKKGEWVVCVVPIDLSAPKGRLILPQVQILREILDGDALALTTKESELEEALSGLNHKPALVITDSQVVHNVAKVVPTDVPLTTFSTLFARYKGDLPTLVHGAKAIDTLSEGDTILIGEACSHHPVEDDIGRIKIPHWVTQYTGKNLNFETYSGHDFPEDLERFKLAIHCGACMLNRTEMLRRMNECSRRGVPVTNYGVAISKVQGVLERILTPFAL comes from the coding sequence ATGTCCAACAAAGCACCCCGCGGAATACGACTGGTCATAACCCTCGCCGGACAAAGGAATGCAGGCAAGTCATCACTGGTTAACGCCATAACGGATCAAAAAATAGCCATTGTCTCGGATATGCCGGGGACGACAACGGACCCGGTTGCCAAGCATTACGAATTGCTTCCGCTCGGCCCTGTCACATTCTACGACACAGCCGGACTCGATGACTCTGGCGAACTTGGGGAGTTGCGAATCAAGGCAACACGAAAAGTCCTCTGGCGTTCGGATGTGGCAATAGTCGTTGTCGGCGAGGCAGGGCTCACGCCACATGAACTGAAAATAATCGAAGACATCATCGAACTGGACATCCCATTCATCATCGCTTTCAACAAAAGTGACATCAGGGAACCATCAGCCGAAGATCGCGCATACTGTCAAAAAAAGGGATTTCGGTTCCTGACCACCTCGGCCAAAGACGAAACAAATATCGACGAAATAAAACAGGCGATCATCGACATCGCACCGCCGGAAATGAAGCGTGACCCGGTACTGGCTGGCGACCTCTTCAAAAAAGGGGAATGGGTCGTCTGCGTCGTGCCGATAGACCTTTCCGCTCCCAAAGGACGGCTCATCCTGCCTCAGGTGCAAATCTTGCGAGAGATCCTAGACGGTGACGCTTTGGCGTTAACCACCAAGGAATCAGAACTCGAAGAGGCTTTGTCCGGCCTGAACCACAAACCCGCACTGGTTATCACGGATTCACAAGTCGTACACAATGTGGCCAAAGTCGTCCCGACCGATGTCCCATTGACCACTTTTTCGACCCTGTTCGCCCGTTACAAAGGAGACCTTCCAACACTTGTGCATGGCGCGAAAGCCATTGATACCCTGAGTGAAGGTGACACAATACTCATCGGCGAAGCCTGTTCCCATCATCCGGTGGAAGATGACATAGGCCGGATCAAAATTCCGCACTGGGTCACACAATACACAGGGAAAAACCTGAACTTCGAGACCTATTCAGGCCACGACTTCCCTGAAGATTTGGAACGATTCAAACTCGCTATCCACTGCGGTGCCTGCATGTTAAACCGGACCGAGATGCTACGCCGCATGAATGAATGTTCGCGCCGTGGAGTTCCAGTGACCAACTACGGCGTAGCCATCTCCAAAGTACAGGGAGTACTTGAGAGGATTCTCACACCATTTGCGCTGTAA
- the hydE gene encoding [FeFe] hydrogenase H-cluster radical SAM maturase HydE, which translates to MYTLKEHDILTHLTGADDKELFGRANATQSQEFGNEIFLRAIIEFSNVCNKKCHYCGLRAPNKGITRYRMGNETILNAASMAVSQDAGTIVLQSGDDFSYSTQSIGTLIKEIKDRHDVAVTLSLGDRGMDEYAFWRECGADRCLLKLETTNPRLYKRLRDGEEFSSRLHRVESLRHLGYEVGSGVITDLPDSNLISTLQDILFLTALDLDMIAVGPFIPHPQTPLAQVAPGSIELSHRVTAILRILNPHANIPATSALSALKPESQRLALTRGCNVIMPSMTPEDHRADYTIYPGKNASNIDITDSLTHAKSMIRSLGLVPSSSKGFSPRRNNVQQSTPRNTTGHNPRRTKECRQVITG; encoded by the coding sequence ATGTACACCTTAAAAGAACACGACATTCTCACACACCTCACAGGCGCAGATGACAAAGAACTCTTTGGACGCGCCAACGCGACTCAATCACAGGAGTTTGGTAACGAAATATTCCTTCGTGCCATCATTGAATTTTCCAACGTCTGCAATAAGAAATGCCACTATTGCGGTCTGCGTGCTCCCAATAAGGGAATAACCCGTTACCGGATGGGAAATGAGACCATATTAAACGCCGCTTCAATGGCCGTTTCCCAAGATGCGGGAACCATCGTGCTCCAGTCTGGCGACGATTTCAGCTACTCCACTCAATCCATTGGTACGCTGATCAAAGAGATCAAAGATCGGCACGACGTGGCAGTAACGCTCTCATTAGGCGACCGGGGTATGGATGAATATGCATTCTGGCGCGAGTGTGGAGCAGACCGCTGTCTGCTCAAGCTGGAGACCACCAACCCACGTCTTTACAAACGACTCAGGGATGGCGAGGAGTTTTCGTCAAGATTGCATAGAGTCGAATCCCTCCGGCATCTCGGCTATGAAGTTGGATCGGGTGTTATCACCGACCTCCCTGACTCAAACCTCATTTCCACGCTCCAAGACATTCTGTTCCTCACTGCCCTCGACCTGGACATGATCGCTGTCGGCCCATTCATTCCGCATCCTCAAACACCACTGGCACAGGTTGCACCCGGCAGCATTGAGTTATCACACAGGGTGACGGCCATCTTGCGTATCCTCAATCCACACGCCAACATCCCGGCTACATCAGCCTTGAGCGCTTTGAAACCCGAGTCTCAAAGGCTTGCACTGACTCGTGGATGCAATGTCATCATGCCCTCCATGACCCCGGAGGACCATCGCGCAGATTACACCATCTATCCCGGAAAAAACGCATCGAACATTGATATCACGGATTCTCTGACACATGCCAAAAGCATGATCCGCTCCCTCGGCCTTGTGCCGTCATCATCCAAAGGATTCTCTCCAAGGAGAAACAATGTCCAACAAAGCACCCCGCGGAATACGACTGGTCATAACCCTCGCCGGACAAAGGAATGCAGGCAAGTCATCACTGGTTAA
- the hydG gene encoding [FeFe] hydrogenase H-cluster radical SAM maturase HydG, whose product MKQDSTLGTGLENFIDDTVIRSEMEKAENPDPGLVRDILAKGVERKGLTPFEAAVLLKNTNKELDEEIFQTAMTIKKGIYGNRLVLFAPLYISNECVNQCAYCGFKATNNDLERRTLTPEAIHEEVTVLEDQGHKRLLLVYGEHPKYNAEWIAQTVRDVYSVTSAKSGEIRRVNINCAPLDVEGFKTLHEVGIGTYQCFQETYHVPTYEKVHMAGRKTDYLWRLHAMHRAQEAGIDDVGMGALFGLYDTTYEVMGLLHHALQLERDWGVGPHTISFPRLEPALGSDMSYNPPYPTTDHEFKKIVAVLRIAVPYTGLILTTRETAEFRAELLQMGVSQISAGSRTYPGAYSDPEYDRPGVQQFCVGDSRSLDEVIRSIAGEHDYVPSWCTACYRLGRTGEHFMELAKTGFIQNFCLPNGILTFKEYLMDYASEETKKAGEALIAREIEGYADLKQKKVLTDRLTRIETGERDLYL is encoded by the coding sequence ATGAAACAGGACAGTACGTTAGGCACCGGTTTGGAAAATTTTATCGACGATACCGTTATCCGTTCCGAAATGGAAAAAGCGGAAAACCCCGATCCGGGACTGGTCCGGGATATTCTTGCCAAAGGGGTGGAGCGCAAAGGACTCACCCCGTTTGAAGCAGCTGTTCTGTTAAAGAACACGAACAAAGAATTGGATGAAGAAATCTTCCAAACCGCCATGACAATCAAAAAGGGTATTTACGGAAACCGACTGGTGCTTTTCGCTCCTCTGTACATTTCAAATGAATGTGTCAATCAATGTGCCTATTGCGGTTTCAAAGCCACTAACAACGATCTGGAGCGCAGGACACTCACACCCGAAGCAATCCATGAAGAAGTGACTGTACTGGAAGATCAAGGACACAAACGCCTACTGCTCGTGTACGGCGAACATCCCAAATACAATGCCGAGTGGATTGCCCAGACTGTTCGCGACGTTTACTCCGTGACCTCGGCAAAAAGTGGTGAAATCCGCCGGGTCAATATCAACTGTGCGCCACTGGATGTTGAAGGCTTCAAAACGCTGCATGAAGTCGGCATCGGCACCTACCAGTGTTTTCAGGAAACATACCACGTACCAACATATGAAAAGGTCCACATGGCAGGTCGCAAGACGGACTATCTGTGGAGATTGCACGCCATGCACCGCGCTCAGGAGGCCGGTATTGACGATGTTGGCATGGGGGCGCTTTTCGGACTGTATGACACCACGTACGAAGTTATGGGACTTCTCCATCATGCCCTTCAGCTTGAAAGGGATTGGGGAGTCGGGCCTCACACTATCTCCTTCCCGAGACTGGAGCCAGCCCTTGGATCGGATATGTCCTACAACCCGCCGTATCCGACCACTGACCATGAATTCAAAAAAATCGTGGCCGTCCTTCGCATAGCCGTCCCGTATACCGGCCTGATACTGACCACCCGCGAAACTGCCGAATTCCGAGCTGAACTCTTGCAAATGGGTGTTTCTCAGATTTCCGCAGGTTCCCGCACCTACCCCGGCGCATACAGCGACCCGGAATATGACAGACCCGGCGTCCAGCAATTCTGTGTTGGTGACAGTCGCAGTCTGGATGAAGTCATCCGTTCCATCGCAGGTGAACACGACTATGTCCCGTCTTGGTGTACAGCCTGTTATCGCCTGGGCCGCACAGGTGAGCATTTCATGGAGCTGGCAAAAACCGGCTTCATCCAGAACTTCTGTCTGCCAAATGGCATACTCACCTTCAAGGAATACCTTATGGATTACGCTTCCGAAGAGACCAAAAAAGCGGGAGAAGCTCTCATTGCCCGTGAAATTGAAGGATACGCTGATCTCAAACAGAAAAAAGTACTTACGGACAGGCTCACCCGTATCGAAACAGGCGAAAGAGACTTGTATCTCTAA
- a CDS encoding TM1266 family iron-only hydrogenase system putative regulator has product MTEKGIRMEKRLGIIGIIIKDRFKAAPAVNDILSDHGEIIVGRMGLPFKDRGVNIIDLIIEATTDEVGALTGKLGMLDGVQVKSLLV; this is encoded by the coding sequence ATGACCGAAAAAGGAATTCGTATGGAAAAGCGATTGGGAATTATCGGCATCATCATCAAAGACAGGTTCAAAGCAGCCCCAGCGGTAAACGATATACTCAGCGACCATGGAGAAATTATCGTTGGACGCATGGGCCTGCCTTTCAAAGACAGAGGCGTGAACATCATCGATCTGATCATTGAAGCGACCACCGACGAAGTTGGAGCCCTGACGGGCAAACTCGGCATGCTCGATGGCGTTCAAGTCAAATCACTATTGGTATAA
- a CDS encoding iron hydrogenase small subunit codes for MIMNRRGFIKACGIMTGYAVLGMNITKEAVASSMSFVGLRQKSVYDADANSKIYAIRKSQDNPMIKKIYDKKDGFLHEGPCGHMSHHLLHTHYIDRSAKIAVLKDKGFKLNF; via the coding sequence ATGATAATGAACAGACGCGGTTTCATCAAAGCCTGCGGTATCATGACTGGATACGCCGTACTGGGGATGAACATCACAAAAGAAGCTGTAGCCAGCTCCATGAGTTTCGTAGGACTGCGCCAAAAATCCGTATATGATGCTGACGCCAACTCCAAGATTTACGCGATCAGGAAATCTCAGGACAATCCCATGATCAAGAAAATCTACGACAAGAAAGACGGCTTCCTGCACGAAGGCCCGTGTGGACACATGTCCCACCACCTACTGCACACGCATTATATTGATCGTAGCGCAAAGATTGCCGTCCTCAAGGATAAAGGCTTCAAGTTGAACTTCTAA
- a CDS encoding [FeFe] hydrogenase, group A — protein sequence MKLIEGVMYQNNAPKGVDPDSIYFVQVDATKCEACGSCEEVCATGAIQSINEDGIRQVVDPAACMNCGQCLTSCPYGAIYEGVSYVDEVFEKLKDPDTIVVSMPAPAVRYGLGECFGAATGTYVGGKMHTALRQLGFNYIWDNEFTADVTIMEEGTELIQRVQEQGKEGARPLPQFTSCCPGWVKFTETFYPDLMPNLSSCKSPIGMLGPLAKTYGAHETHTEAKKIYTVSIMPCIAKKYEGLRPELADSGFRDTDATINTRELAYMIKTAGINFNSLPDQKPDAVLGDSTGAATIFGTSGGVMEAALRLAYEVLSGKKLSDPNIKVVRTHEGINTADVKVPGFGTVKIAVASGLDNAAKLCDEVRAGKSPYHFIEIMTCPGGCVNGGGQPLDPEIQASLFRSTVAQINKRFRARKVTA from the coding sequence ATGAAACTGATTGAAGGCGTCATGTACCAAAACAACGCACCCAAAGGGGTCGACCCGGACAGCATCTACTTTGTCCAAGTTGATGCCACAAAGTGTGAAGCCTGCGGTTCATGCGAAGAAGTTTGCGCCACTGGTGCAATCCAATCCATTAATGAAGACGGTATTCGTCAAGTTGTTGATCCGGCAGCCTGCATGAACTGCGGACAGTGCCTGACCAGTTGTCCGTATGGCGCCATTTACGAAGGCGTTTCATATGTCGACGAAGTCTTTGAAAAACTTAAAGACCCTGACACTATCGTCGTGTCCATGCCCGCTCCGGCCGTTCGCTATGGTCTGGGTGAGTGCTTTGGCGCTGCGACCGGTACCTATGTCGGCGGGAAAATGCACACGGCATTACGCCAGCTCGGCTTCAACTACATCTGGGATAACGAGTTTACCGCTGACGTGACCATCATGGAAGAAGGCACCGAACTCATTCAGCGTGTTCAGGAACAAGGCAAGGAAGGCGCACGCCCCCTGCCTCAGTTCACGTCCTGCTGTCCCGGTTGGGTCAAGTTCACCGAAACCTTCTACCCGGACCTGATGCCAAATCTGTCCAGTTGTAAATCACCCATCGGCATGTTGGGACCTCTGGCCAAGACATACGGCGCACATGAAACGCACACCGAAGCCAAGAAGATCTACACGGTGTCCATCATGCCCTGTATCGCCAAGAAATATGAAGGCCTCAGACCGGAACTGGCCGACAGTGGCTTCCGGGACACTGATGCTACCATCAATACCCGCGAACTGGCGTACATGATCAAGACTGCGGGCATCAACTTCAACAGCCTGCCAGATCAGAAACCCGATGCGGTTCTGGGCGACTCCACCGGCGCAGCCACCATCTTCGGCACCAGTGGCGGCGTCATGGAAGCAGCCCTCAGGCTGGCCTATGAAGTGCTTTCCGGCAAGAAATTGAGCGACCCAAACATCAAGGTCGTTCGTACCCACGAAGGCATCAACACCGCTGACGTCAAGGTACCCGGTTTCGGCACCGTAAAAATCGCCGTGGCAAGTGGACTCGATAACGCCGCCAAGCTCTGCGATGAAGTCAGGGCCGGCAAATCGCCATACCACTTCATTGAAATCATGACCTGTCCCGGCGGTTGTGTGAACGGTGGAGGTCAGCCTCTTGATCCAGAAATTCAGGCCTCCCTGTTCAGAAGCACGGTAGCCCAAATTAATAAACGCTTCCGAGCACGTAAGGTCACGGCATAA
- a CDS encoding nitrite reductase yields MTSIVSEPVTVMPIERKDGTYALRLCLNQGLLTPGMTRSVMEIMETYPGVTLRATTGQRMNLEGVPKEKLDEIVSTLGVSIPKCPPGVSVCPGGELCKYGQQNTREMGDRLLEVVKANGPYPFKVKSGVSGCGMACSLSFVRDIGLVGIAKGWNVIYGGSARHRAAPGLRLAKGVSDDEALAIIAKALVYYRDTAKKGERIGMMVRRLGHEVVADALK; encoded by the coding sequence ATGACTTCTATAGTTTCTGAACCAGTGACTGTTATGCCCATAGAGCGGAAGGACGGTACCTATGCCCTCCGTCTTTGTCTTAATCAGGGGTTGCTGACTCCCGGTATGACCAGAAGTGTCATGGAAATCATGGAGACGTATCCCGGTGTGACGCTTCGCGCCACCACCGGCCAGCGTATGAATTTGGAAGGAGTTCCCAAGGAAAAACTTGACGAAATCGTGTCCACTCTCGGCGTGTCGATTCCCAAGTGTCCCCCCGGTGTTTCTGTTTGTCCGGGCGGTGAACTGTGTAAATATGGTCAGCAGAATACCCGTGAGATGGGCGACCGTCTGCTTGAGGTGGTCAAGGCCAATGGCCCGTATCCTTTTAAGGTAAAGAGTGGCGTTTCGGGTTGTGGCATGGCCTGTAGCTTGAGCTTTGTGCGTGACATCGGTCTTGTGGGAATTGCCAAGGGCTGGAATGTCATTTACGGCGGTTCTGCTCGCCACCGTGCTGCCCCCGGGTTGCGTCTCGCCAAAGGGGTTTCGGACGATGAAGCATTGGCTATCATCGCAAAAGCACTGGTTTATTATCGGGATACCGCTAAGAAAGGTGAACGCATCGGGATGATGGTACGCCGATTGGGTCACGAAGTCGTCGCTGATGCCCTGAAATAA
- a CDS encoding ATP-binding cassette domain-containing protein encodes MSPIIELRNIHKKFGNTPVVTRFNLTVQPGEMLGMLGPSGIGKSTIMRMIAGLETPDSGYMQIDSSHIGYVFQEARLLPWDTALDNVILPLRAQGLDKKTATDRARLYLKRMGLFRSEKAYPHQLSGGMRQRVALARAFAINPDILLLDEPFTGLDKQLKEKMKLLLNTLLEANPIAVIHVTHDPSELLDRTSRIIHLGPQAQEQSP; translated from the coding sequence ATGAGTCCCATCATAGAGTTGAGGAATATCCACAAAAAATTCGGGAACACTCCTGTTGTCACCAGATTCAACCTCACCGTGCAGCCGGGAGAAATGCTGGGAATGCTCGGCCCAAGCGGCATTGGCAAGTCCACAATCATGCGCATGATCGCCGGACTTGAGACCCCGGATTCAGGCTACATGCAAATAGACTCTTCTCACATCGGATACGTTTTCCAAGAGGCACGTCTGCTCCCGTGGGATACGGCTTTGGACAATGTCATCCTCCCGTTACGCGCACAAGGACTGGACAAAAAGACAGCCACAGACCGTGCCAGACTTTATTTGAAACGCATGGGACTTTTCAGATCAGAAAAGGCGTACCCGCATCAACTTTCCGGAGGCATGCGTCAAAGAGTGGCGCTGGCCCGAGCCTTTGCCATCAATCCAGACATTCTGCTCCTGGATGAACCCTTCACCGGCTTGGACAAGCAGCTTAAAGAAAAAATGAAACTTTTGCTCAACACCCTCCTGGAAGCCAACCCAATTGCCGTCATACACGTCACTCATGATCCCTCGGAGCTTCTAGACCGAACAAGTCGCATCATTCATCTCGGCCCACAAGCCCAAGAACAAAGTCCCTGA